The following coding sequences lie in one Oryza brachyantha chromosome 10, ObraRS2, whole genome shotgun sequence genomic window:
- the LOC121055582 gene encoding cytochrome P450 78A11: MAMAAASSCADATWWAYALPALLGADTLCAHPALLAAALLLAFSTAAVLAWAASPGGPAWAHGRGRLGATPIPGPRGLPVFGSIFALSGGLPHRALAAMARASRARELMAFSVGETPAVVSSCPATARELLSHPAFADRPLKRSARELLFARAIGFAPSGEYWRLLRRIASTHLFSPRRVAAHEPGRQADATAMLAAIAAEQSASGAVVLRPHLQAAALNNIMGSVFGRRYDVSSTARAAEAEQLKSMVREGFELLGAFNWSDHLPWLAHLYDPNNVARRCAALVPRVQAFVRGVIRDHRLRRESAATAEDNADFVDVLLSLEGDEKLGEDDMVAVLWEMIFRGTDTTALLTEWCIAELVRHPAVQARLRAEVDAAVGGGGGCPSDGDVARMPYLQAVVKETLRAHPPGPLLSWARLATADVPLSNGMVVPAGTTAMVNMYAIAHDAAVWADPGAFAPERFLPAEGGADVDVRGGDLRLAPFGAGRRVCPGKNLGLATVSLWVARLVHAFDWSLPPGSPPPSLDEVLKLSLEMKTPLAAAAVPRRAA, from the exons ATGGCCATggccgcggcctcctcctgcGCAGACGCCACCTGGTGGGCCTACGCGCTCCCGGCTCTCCTCGGCGCCGACACCCTGTGCGCCCACCcggcgctgctcgccgccgcgctcctcctGGCCTtctccacggcggcggtgctcgCCTGGGCCGCGTCCCCCGGCGGGCCGGCGTGGGCGCACGGCCGGGGCCGCCTCGGCGCGACGCCCATCCCGGGGCCGCGCGGGCTCCCCGTGTTCGGCAGCATCTTCGCGCTCTCCGGCGGCCTCCCGCACCGCGCGCTGGCCGCGATGGCCCGCGCGTCGCGGGCGAGGGAGCTCATGGCTTTCTCCGTCGGGGAGACGCCGGCCGTCGTGTCGTCGTGCCCGGCCACGGCGAGGGAGCTGCTTTCGCACCCGGCGTTCGCCGACCGCCCCCTGAAGCGCTCGGCGCGGGAGCTGCTGTTCGCGCGCGCCATCGGGTTCGCCCCCAGCGGCGAGTACtggcgcctcctccgccgcatcGCCTCCACCCACCTCTTCTcccctcgccgcgtcgccgcgcaCGAGCCCGGCCGCCAGGCCGACGCCACGGCGATgctcgccgccatcgccgcggaGCAGTCCGCCTCCGGTGCCGTCGTCCTCCGCCCCCACCTCCAGGCCGCCGCCCTGAACAACATCATGGGAAGCGTATTCGGCCGGCGCTACGACGTCTCCTccaccgcccgcgccgccgaggccgagcaGCTGAAGAGCATGGTGAGGGAAGGCTTCGAGCTCCTCGGTGCGTTCAACTGGTCGGACCACCTCCCATGGCTCGCCCACCTCTACGACCCCAACAacgtcgcccgccgctgcgCCGCGCTGGTGCCGCGCGTCCAGGCCTTCGTCCGCGGCGTCATCCGcgaccaccgcctccgccgcgagagcgccgccaccgccgaggaCAATGCGGACTTCGTCGACGTGCTCCTCTCTCTCGAGGGCGACGAGAagctcggcgaggacgacaTGGTCGCGGTCCTCTGg GAGATGATCTTTCGTGGGACGGACACGACGGCGTTGCTGACGGAGTGGTGCATCGCCGAGCTGGTGCGCCACCCGGCGGTGCAGGCGAGGCTGCGGGCGGAGGTGgacgcggcggtgggcggcggcggcgggtgtcccagcgacggcgacgtggcgcGCATGCCGTACCTGCAGGCGGTGGTGAAGGAGACGCTCCGGGCGCACCCGCCGGGGCCGCTGCTGAGCTGGGCGcggctcgccaccgccgacgtgCCGCTGTCGAACGGCATGGTGGTGCCCGCgggcacgacggcgatggTCAACATGTACGCCATCGcccacgacgccgccgtctGGGCCGACCCGGGCGCGTTCGCGCCGGAGCGGTTCCTCCCcgcggagggcggcgccgacgtggacgtccgcggcggcgacctccgcctcgccccgttcggcgccggccgccgcgtctGCCCCGGCAAGAACCTCGGCCTCGCCACCGTCTCCCTCTGGGTCGCCCGCCTCGTCCACGCCTTCGACTGGTCCCTCCCGCCgggctccccgccgccgtccctcgACGAGGTCCTCAAGCTCTCCCTCGAGATGAAGAcccctctcgccgccgccgccgtcccccgccgcgccgcctga